Genomic window (Castor canadensis chromosome X, mCasCan1.hap1v2, whole genome shotgun sequence):
CTTCTGGGGCTGTTATGTGccataaagataatttaaaggTTAGTCATTATACATTTTTTGCCTATAAATTGGAAGTATCTTACTTGGTGAAGAAGCCAGCTTACACAATCTTTGCTACTGCGAATCTGCTGTCTGTGGTCTCTTAACACAGAAAAATTTTCTGGCAAATTGTGGCCATATAATGGTCACCCTCATCAGTTCCCTCTCAGGTTCCGCAGTTTGACTCGTGGGAGGGCCTTCAGTTGCTCCCTTTCTATGCCTATTACTGTCATCTTGTCATCAGAGCTCTATTTCTCTCTCATCCTGAAGAGGAATTGAGGGCTACCTCTTCTCTGCTTGACATCTATTTCTGCATCTCCCAGGACAGACAGCACAGAAATTATGTGCTACTGCATTGTTATGGTTTTCATGATCCACTCTTTCCTTGGAGTCCTCACTGGAATTCCTGGCACAACCTAGAAAtttttttatgcctgggctgaatTATCCTTTCTCCAACTAAGAATCTTAACTACCCTGAGACCCCAGAGATCTAAGTCAGAGTTAACCATATCTGGCCATAGCTAGCTGTTTCGGGATAGCTGCCAGTAGGGGCAAGACTACAACATTCACTCACTGTTCTGGTGTTGGTCATCCTTTTAGTCCTCAGGATCTGAGATCCTCCCTCTAGTGACCTGAATCTGTCAGAGTGGGAAGTGAGTGTGAGACACATCTAGATACCCTTGTCTAAAGCATCCTAGAGCTGAAATGAGCAGGACATTGTGGGATGCTTTCTCTTCTAGTTCAGTTGCTCTCTTTGCTCCTTGCTTTGGGTCCTCTCACAGAATATTTCCATGACTAACACTTATTCTCTTATGCTATAGGCATTATTATACTATGACCACTTAGGACGATTAAAGGGTTACCTCACCTTAACTGAACTGCCTGTGGTCAAGCATGGCTGACAGTCTGGGAGTAATTTTGTAATGTCTATGATTTAAATGCTTCTTTTAATCCCCAGAGTCTTCAGCTTGACTCTGGCATGATCTTGTATTCTTCCTTGCACTAACTTGTACCTGGTTCCTTAGACCAAGTGTCTCACTTCCTTAAGAtgcaccaaaaggaaagaaatgtgactcaTCATGCCAACTTTCCCAGCGTTGCTAAGGGGTAGCAAGGCATGCCACATCAATGGCCTGGCTCTGTGTGGGCCCATCTGTCCTTAAAGGGGTACTGCCATTCTTATTTAAGGTCATTATTTTGACTTTGGTTTTGGACTAGTTTTCCATTTTCTGCTAAATGGGGTGCTCCTGTTAGACCAAGATCTCAGCGGCCTGAGCCTACTCCAAGACAAAATGACAGGACACTTAATCATGACAGCTTTTCTCTGAGCCTCCTGGAGCTCACAGCAGGGGCACTGTACATTCCCTTTATTCTAGGGTAGGATCCTTTATTCTCATTTAGGGGCCCTCACCTTGTCTCCTAACCTGAACTGGAACACCTTTATGAGGCCACTCTGAGACCAAGGTCACTTTTCTGTAATCTCCAAATTGGAAGTCAGGAGGAGCTACATCTGACTACAGCTGTTGGAGATCTTTTGAGAGATGATAATAGCTTCAGAATTCAATGAAACTCCACTGTTTTGGGGACAGTGGCTCCTTCACCCCTCACTTAGGTTTGAGCCAGGTAGTCTATTGGACTTCTCATCTGTAGATGTGAGTTTGTCAACCTCAGACCAAAGTCTTTACTGTACTGAGAAACCAGTCAGAGAGATCAGGTTCTAATCTTTTGCTACCTGCCTGATACCCTCTTTGGGGGTGTCTACTCATCAACAGTCAGTGTCCTGACATTAAATCCATCTACAACCTATAAGAACCTACCACTCATGCAGAACTGGAACTACTGCCCTAAGCACAAGACCCTTAACTCCCTGAGATACCAACAGGGTCTCAGAAGGAAAGGACATGGCAGCTCTTCCCATGGCCACCTTGAATAGAGAGTAAGATACACTTTCAGGATCCCATGCTGTTTTGGAGTGGGAAATTTCTAATTCCTCATTCAGCATCCTCACCTTGTTATCCATGAGACTGCAACACCATGGTTAGAATAAGTTTCATATCCTTGAGGACCTGGGAGAATAAATGGGATTCTCAGTTTTTCAGTCTGCCTGGAGACATCTAGATATCATAGTAGTAATTGCTTAGTCTTTCAGGAACCCATATATCCTAGATCATTGACCTCCAGAATCCTCATTTATGGGGCCCCCATTTCTCACCCTTTCTCTTTGTCTAAAGATGGGGAATTTAACACATGACTGCATACACAGGCTCCATATGAAATGGAGAAACTATAGCACAACTCAGAAGGTATAGGACAGGTACACTGTTAGAGAAAAAACACACTGATCCATTCCTTTCATTCACTAGGCAGACTTAAGCCTATTGTGTAACTTTGTTTTAAATGcatttactttctctttctctagggAAATGTCAGATCAGGATGATAGTTCATGTTATCTGACATTGCATATGTAGATGATAGTGCTGTCACCtgaatattatttttcctttctttattcacATTACATATTTATTCAGCATTATTATTTTAACAGTGTATTCAAAGCAATCTTTGGATACTAGATTTTTAATCTTCTGAAATATATTTTGGAGtattgagaagaaaaataaattgcaagATACATTATCTAGCTGAAGCTTGGAAGACTGAGACATTTTGGGTACTAGACAAATCCATACCAGGAGACTATTACCAGCTCTGTTAACTACATGCCAGTGATCTTGAGAGATTCACAAGTTACTCATCTGTGAATTGGGTCTGCCAAGTACTAACTACTAATAATATTGGGTGTATGtactattaaaaataacacatgaaatAATGACTTGGGAATATTGTGTATTTAATGAATTACAGTTATATGATTATTTATATGTTGTTATTGTCTCAAAGATATGAGGAAAAATTGTCAACTATATCACAGATAGATAAGAAACTTCAAATCTTTGGAAGTCCAATTAATTCAAAGAATTTATTTATAAACTTTGTTGAACTCATTCTGGTTCATACTGATAAATGCATTCCATATGATTAACTtataaacagataaaataaacCACTTTCCAGTCaaaggttttattttctctttttatgtccAATAGATAATAGGGAATTTGCAGAGTACTGGGTTAAAAACAAATGTACTTTTTTAAGTCAAGGAAATAAATACAggtatgttttatttataatgaaatatatatagtGCAAAGAATTAAGCAACTAACAGACATGGTTaacatttgtttttactttttcccttTCATAATAtgatacagtatttttatttggTATTCTTTCACATTTCCATTACAGTACCATGTTACCGTTACCTACTTCTAGATGATAAAGAAACTCGGgtttgtgaatttattttataaatactaaAAGTGTGACTTTCAAAGGCTATTAAAAAGCAGAGAATTgtggaaaaatgacaaaattgaaaTCTTGAAGCAAAATAAATCACCACTTAAAATTAAATGTTGACAAATTAAGTAAACAGATAAAACAATGTTCCTAATATtaacatgaaaagaaaagtagacatacattttgttttgtcCAGCTCATAGTACTCTCCATTACTCAGAAAATTGTTCTTTAAACACAGAGTAAAAACACTACCTCAGATGCAACTAATTTTGGGAGGCACAGAAGGACATGGATTTGCAAGGAACCCTAGCCTGGGCAATGGTGTGGGTACCAGCTGCAGCCCTCCCTCCTGCTCTTGCTGCCTGATCTCTCAACGCCTCATCATATAGAACAGGGAAAGCCCTGGGGTCCGTATCATTGATCTTCGCCAAAATTTCCAGGACTTTCATTTTGCTAGTTTCAGCTAGGGCTCTGGAACCCCACAGGAATTCATAGCTAGGAGGATCACTGCCAGGTGTCTGACGGTACTCCAGGTACTTTTCCTGAACCAAATCTTTGGTAATTAGCTTCCGAGGTTCCCCAAAGATTAAGTGCCTCTGCCCTGCATATATCCCCAAGGCATTGAGGAAATGCCACATCTCTTCCTCAGTGGCCCGGTTGCCCCTCATGAAGATCACACCCAGGAGTGTCATGATGATACCGGTCTTGGGCAAGCCCCTACTACCCTCAATGGAGAGGCCCAGCTTGCTGACAAGGGAATAAGTGCTGGGGTTGACTTCCTGCACCTCAATGCCAAAGATCAGCTCCATGAGCTCACAGGATTTCCTGAAGAGGTCAGGGAAGTGCTGCTTGTACTTCCTGCTGACCACCTTCAGCATATCTGCCTGCTTAACAGGCTCCTTCATTTTATACCTCTCCAGCAGAAACTGCACCAACATAGTTGCCCTCCTACCAAGTGGATCTATACGCATTCTCTGAGTGGAGGATGCATCCTGGGAAGTGCTTGAACTTTTCTCATTTGCACCTGCATTAGGATTCTGGGCACCTACATCACAGCACTCCCGGGAAGCACTTGCATCAGGAGAGCTAAAGCTTACTATTCCCAGACTCTCCTGAGGAGTGCAAGCAACAGGGGAGCTCTGGGGATTTCTCTTCTCAACAGGAGGACAGGAGGGGGAGGACTCTGTGGTCTCCTGTGCAGTAGGTACTGCACCACTCTGATCCTGGTTCTCCCCACGTGCCTGTTGACGCTTGGCTCTGTAGCGGAGCTTACTCTTCTGCCCTCTTGGCATGATGACTGGGGTCAGTTACTATAGGCAGGACAGCTGACAAGGTTGGAACCTGGAGGGGTAATGACAACTTGTGAGTACCATCAAGAGCAAGAGAGCACCTTGGTATACCCCAGATCTCCACTGCTAGTTTCCTTGAGGACACTTCTCTAGAAACTCACCGGGATCTTCTTCTGTTCAACTTGTGTCCTCAAAACCCTGTGAAGGAAATTAAGAGAGTTAGGATACTGCATGACAGTAAGCTCACTAGGGAAGTGTAGGGACTGGTAGTGGAGATCCTTTTGATCAGCACTGACAGTCCTCTTGGTTTACATTAGGACCATCAAATGCATTCTTGACAAGGTCCTGATACCAGTTCCTTCTGCTGCTCTGACTACCATCTTCCCTGGTACCAAGCAAGAAACAATAAAGAGCACTTCCTGCCATCACTTAATTCCAGATCAGTGGTGATATATTTGAGGGTCCTCAATTCTTGTAGCACTATGGCTTCCACAGTGACCAGAGTCCTCATCCTAACTGTTCCTGTGAATTGTGAAACTGGCACAGTTCACAGCTGCCATCACCATCACGTTATTATAAATCTCCCCCATCCCATATACTAAATCCCTCATCCCAAAATTCTGCAAAGCATGGGGCTAGGGAGCATTTCTTGGCATTCAGACTATATGGACCCACACAGGGTAGAGTTAGTGCTGGGGATCCATATGTCTGCTTCCACTTTGTACTAGGTTGGGCAGCACTGCATCCCCTCCCTACATCTTCAGGATCCCCTCTTTAATCCTATAGGGCCTGTTGTTTTCCCCTCTGCTAATCCAAGTCCACCACTTTAGTTAGAGTAAGGCCTAATTTCCTGAACCCCAGGGAGAGTGAATGGCCTGTGGACCTGGCATGCTGGGGACTCAGGGAacctgagtgggggaggggctctATGTGGCCACTTTCTCCGGGAGGGCAGGTAGCAGTTTTGGGGGGTTCACTGGGGGTCACAGTGTTAAGTCAGTTCACCCACCAAGACTCCTGACAACCGTTAGGAAGTCTCTGTCAGCTGACTGGAAGTCATAGTCCTGAAAGCAAGTCAATACCTCAAGGTGGTGCCGGAGGACCAGAGAGGTGGAGAAGCGGAAGTCAGTGTTTTCACTTCCGCTTGCCTGGGAACCTGGTCCTCCAAATAGAACCCCAGGGGCGGGGCTGTCTGTGCACCTCTGTTCCTGGGGAGGACGGTTCCCAGGGAATTAGGAGAATGCTTTGCGTGGACTTTGGGTGGGCACTGGACTTAacttacttactcattctctattatcatgctcccctaatattcaacaacttatAATACAGTGaattgtattatattcatatgcaGGTGGGTTGTAGTGTATTTTGAACTCAGATAATATAATACCTCCGTCTTTGCTCTTTATAATCAAAATGGCTTTGTCTATTTGGGGTTTTCTgtgatttcatataaattttagtattATACAATTATAGTATTTtagttctgtgaaaaatgtcatttatattttGATAAGAATGACATTgactctgtagattgcttttggtagtatgaacTTTTAAACACTTGTGATTGTTTTAATATGAACAAGGAATGTCATTTCCTATTTTTGTGTCctcttcgatttctttcttcagcgtttcataattttcattatagagatcttttacctctttggttaaatttgttgttaggtattttattttttatcataaatggaattgctttcttgatttctataGCAGACAATTAACTATTAGCATATAGCAAAGCTACTGATATTTGTATGTTGATTCTGTATCTTGAAACTTTACTGAATGTATGTTTTAATTGGTGGACTGCTAGggggttttatattttctttgtgtggtgctgggtattaaactcagagctttgcatatGCTAGGTAACTGtgctaccattgagctacatccctggcccCTCTTTGGAATCATTTGGATCATTTCATCTGAAAACAATTAGAATTAGACctttttttccaatttgaataaccttcatttctttttttttgcctggttgCTCTGGATAGAACTTCCAGCATTATGTTGAACAAAAGCTTTCAGCTTTTTAGCATTCAGTATAATCTTAGCAGTTGGTTTATTATGAATGGTATTTGTTATGTTGAGGaatgttccttcttttcctaatttGTTTACTGTATTTATCATAATGGATGTTGAACGTCATCAAATGcctttttcatttattgaaatgatCACATGGTTTTTGTACTTCATTTTGTTGATGTTGTGTATCACACTTATTGATTTCTATATACTGAACTATCCTTGGGATGAAtaccacttgatcatggtgaataatacatatgtataaaatatatatttatatatttggtagtgctggagttttaactcaggaccttatgcttgctaggcagactgtCTAATATTGGAGCCACTTTGCCAGcactattttgtgttgggtgttttttgttttgttttgtttttttagcattatgattttttttcctttttttatttatttattttttctttttcttttattattcatatgtgcatacaaggcttggttcatttctcccccctgcccccaccccctcccttaccacccactccgctccctccctctcccccctccaatacccagcagaaactattttgcccttatttctaattttgttgtagagagagtataagcaataacaggaagggacaagggtttttgctggttgagataaggatagctatacagggcattgattcacattgatttcctgtgcgtgggtgttaccttctaggaactatttgcttgggctggcttctgcttcctgagtagctaggattgcaggcgtgagccaccagcacccagcatattTCTAGTATACTGTCTAATTGAATATTTAATATGttgttcaggatttttgcatGTGTGATCTTCAAGTTATTGACCTGTAGTGTTCTTTGTAAATTGTATCCTTATCTGGTTTTAGTGTCAGGATAGTGCTGGCCTCAAGGAATGAGGTTGGAAAAAATCTTTCCCTTTTTGTATTTTGGAACAACTTTAGaattggtatttgttcttttctgaacctatgatagaattcagcagtgaagccatctgttttttttttttttgataggaggCTTTTTATTGCTAATTCAATCTCATCACTTGTTATTGGTCTGTTAAGATTTTTTATTCCTTCATGATTCAGTCTTGTTAAGGTATATGTCCCTAAGAGTTTGTCCACTTCTTCATTGTTATCAAATTTGTTGGTATataattattcataataacctctaattattctttatattttcatggCTTTAgtcataattttccattttcatctctgaatttatttatttgaatcttctgtgtctttttctctttagtcTAGATAAGGGCTCGTctactttgttaattttttcaaaaaacagctctttatttcattgatcttttgtgttttttagtctccatttaatttacttttcctctttattttatcCCATAACCTATATACTGGATATAGTGTCTGAGGAGTACCTTGGGGGAAAAATGCACCTCATCATATTATGATGTACCTTCTGAAAGAAAAGGGTATGACAGAAAATGACAGTAACATATTATGCTGGAAACTCACAGCCAACTAACACAAATGTATTCATCACTCTGTGCCACAGGGTACAAGACAAAGACCAATAAAATTAGCCTAACAAGAGAACAAGCCATAGCCATGTATAAAATATTATCTTTTGATGGTTCAATTAGAAGAAATAAGACTGGTTATAAAACAATgatctttgcaagcatgaagccctgagttcaagtcccccagtcccaccaaaaatattggagatttggctcaagcagtagagtgtctgatTTGCAggtgtgaagtcctaagttcaaaccccaatcccacccaaagacaaaacaaaacaaaacacttcaggttggcagagtggctcaagggtagagtgccaaactagcaagcatgaggccctgagttcaaaccacaagacagaccaaaaatgagaaaaaggtacaataaaaataatatgaagagCATTTTCCTTACTGTATCCCCATAGTACCAATAAAGAAGgaaggtaaattttattttatatgaactAAGACAGGAGGGAGGAAGATTTATTTTCCCTTCAGGGCCTTGATTTCCTTCAACTAGAACACCAGCTCCTTGCCCTCTAGCACATAACCATTTACTCAGCTAGATTGGCCAGGTCCTCATGTAATGTAGGTAAGAAGATTGTCCTACTGGATCTGCCCTCCAGATGACTGCTGATTttggcatttgttttcttttcatcataTTGCTTTTGAATGTTCTCTGATAGTTTTTTATTCAAAGTCTCTTCATCCTCAGGAATCAGCTTGACCTTGTTCTCCACACCCCATGGGCAGGGTATAGTAGAACTTATATCGCCGAAGGTATGCATGTGCTGTTCATGAGCATAATGCAGTTCTTCACCAGGATCTTGGTATATAGCAACTCATTAGTGAGTATACTTCAGACAGCATGGATGACCCCTGTTTTACAACAGGAAAAGTTCC
Coding sequences:
- the LOC109675685 gene encoding melanoma-associated antigen B4-like, with amino-acid sequence MPRGQKSKLRYRAKRQQARGENQDQSGAVPTAQETTESSPSCPPVEKRNPQSSPVACTPQESLGIVSFSSPDASASRECCDVGAQNPNAGANEKSSSTSQDASSTQRMRIDPLGRRATMLVQFLLERYKMKEPVKQADMLKVVSRKYKQHFPDLFRKSCELMELIFGIEVQEVNPSTYSLVSKLGLSIEGSRGLPKTGIIMTLLGVIFMRGNRATEEEMWHFLNALGIYAGQRHLIFGEPRKLITKDLVQEKYLEYRQTPGSDPPSYEFLWGSRALAETSKMKVLEILAKINDTDPRAFPVLYDEALRDQAARAGGRAAAGTHTIAQARVPCKSMSFCASQN